The following proteins are encoded in a genomic region of Myxococcaceae bacterium:
- a CDS encoding transposase → MKLILTGIAGEVQEATVAHKIISQAYGAENVIADKGYDSDEIRRHIRNRSAIPIIPRRSNSMRPNSEFDSHLYKHRHLVENLFARLKHLRSIATRFEKLARNYRAIVYLACSMIGLKLGK, encoded by the coding sequence ATGAAGCTTATTTTGACGGGAATCGCTGGTGAAGTACAAGAGGCAACCGTCGCCCATAAAATCATCAGCCAGGCCTATGGAGCCGAGAACGTAATTGCTGATAAGGGCTATGATTCAGATGAAATTCGGCGACACATCCGAAATCGAAGTGCAATACCGATTATTCCGCGCCGTTCGAACAGTATGAGACCAAATTCAGAATTTGACTCCCATTTGTACAAGCACCGCCATCTTGTTGAAAATTTATTCGCGAGACTGAAGCATTTGAGAAGTATTGCGACTCGGTTTGAGAAATTAGCTCGAAACTACCGGGCAATTGTGTATTTGGCCTGTTCGATGATTGGGTTGAAGTTAGGAAAATGA
- a CDS encoding type II toxin-antitoxin system prevent-host-death family antitoxin, producing the protein MDAISDAQARRNFTKTMKRVCSDHAPLMITRQNEAPVVMLSLEDFNAIAETLHLLRTPNNAQRLNDAVRDVKNGIDLSILSSPIV; encoded by the coding sequence GTGGATGCGATTAGTGATGCTCAAGCACGCCGAAATTTTACGAAAACAATGAAACGTGTCTGTTCAGATCATGCTCCACTCATGATTACTCGCCAGAATGAGGCACCAGTCGTGATGCTTTCTCTAGAAGATTTTAATGCAATAGCCGAAACCTTGCATCTTCTTCGAACTCCCAATAACGCACAACGACTAAATGATGCCGTGAGGGATGTTAAAAATGGTATTGATTTGTCTATTCTTTCGAGTCCGATCGTTTAA
- a CDS encoding threonylcarbamoyl-AMP synthase — protein MRLKIDSEFPEPRMIAHAVTILERGGVIAYPTDTRYGIGCGIFDKQAIDRIYRIRNLDPEHLLSFVVPDLSDIARYALIESDAYRMMKRYLPGPYTFILRAAPEVPKIFQSKRKTVGIRVPNHPVTLALARTYKRPIVSSSTKLGNRTLYGPQEIVEHIGHDLDLILDAGTLDGSDSSVVDLSGPYPIVIREGAGDLSWLTV, from the coding sequence TTGAGACTCAAAATCGATTCAGAGTTTCCGGAGCCTCGTATGATTGCTCATGCGGTGACGATTTTGGAACGAGGTGGGGTGATCGCGTATCCTACCGACACCCGCTATGGAATCGGCTGTGGGATTTTTGACAAACAAGCGATTGACCGAATTTATCGAATTCGAAACTTAGATCCGGAGCATCTTTTATCGTTTGTGGTTCCGGATTTATCGGATATTGCTCGTTACGCTTTAATTGAAAGCGATGCCTATCGGATGATGAAGCGCTACTTGCCAGGGCCATACACGTTTATTCTGCGAGCCGCCCCAGAAGTGCCTAAAATTTTCCAAAGCAAGCGTAAAACCGTGGGGATTCGTGTGCCGAATCACCCTGTTACCCTCGCTTTAGCTCGTACTTATAAGCGCCCGATTGTTTCTTCCAGCACCAAGCTTGGCAATCGCACTTTATACGGTCCTCAAGAAATTGTTGAACACATCGGCCACGATTTGGATCTCATTCTGGACGCGGGTACTCTCGATGGATCCGATTCCTCTGTGGTGGATTTAAGCGGGCCTTATCCCATCGTGATTCGAGAAGGCGCGGGGGATTTAAGCTGGTTGACGGTTTAA
- the mnmE gene encoding tRNA uridine-5-carboxymethylaminomethyl(34) synthesis GTPase MnmE — protein sequence MRDTICALATSPGQSALAIVRVSGPDSVRIREAVFTPKYGKQADFKAIRGDVLDFDDAVCISFPEGKSFTGEASFELSLHGSSLIIQQTLHALQKAGARLARPGEFSMRAFLSGKLDLTQAEAVCDLISARSEEAARVALRNLKGGLAQVLEPARIQIIDALCEIEARLDFPDEDIGSAVRQSLQLALEQVVTDLSSLIANAQLGKRLMQGARVVLYGAPNAGKSTLLNTLLGEEKALVHEKPGTTRDVIEAEWVLNGIPVRMIDVAGIRVDQGLDPVEQLGIERARKELQSADLVLWLKPQGDCSLEEPEMNVPLLTIASKSDLGLRCENCEQALSAKTGWGIESLKEKLFDFLAGPSRDPENTILTRARQVEEVQTAKEALEEALWALKNREPDEVVAFELRSAGHALDRLLGKSLNEEVLDLIFSRFCIGK from the coding sequence ATGCGTGACACGATCTGTGCACTGGCAACATCTCCTGGTCAAAGCGCTTTAGCCATTGTCCGAGTCAGCGGGCCGGATTCTGTTCGAATTCGTGAAGCCGTCTTCACTCCAAAGTATGGCAAGCAAGCGGACTTCAAAGCGATTCGTGGCGATGTGCTCGACTTTGATGACGCAGTTTGCATCTCTTTCCCAGAAGGAAAGAGCTTTACTGGAGAAGCGAGTTTTGAACTTTCGTTGCATGGAAGTTCCCTCATTATTCAGCAAACGCTTCATGCTCTCCAAAAAGCAGGGGCTCGATTGGCTCGGCCGGGTGAATTTTCCATGCGAGCCTTTCTCTCTGGTAAACTTGACTTAACTCAAGCAGAGGCTGTCTGTGATCTGATTTCGGCTCGTTCAGAAGAAGCTGCTCGAGTGGCTCTTCGAAACCTCAAAGGAGGACTTGCCCAAGTTCTTGAACCGGCTCGGATCCAAATTATTGATGCTTTGTGTGAAATTGAGGCTCGTTTGGATTTTCCGGATGAAGATATCGGTTCCGCCGTTCGACAAAGCCTCCAATTGGCTTTAGAACAAGTGGTTACCGATCTCAGCAGCTTGATTGCCAACGCCCAATTGGGCAAACGCTTGATGCAAGGAGCCCGTGTTGTCTTGTACGGTGCACCCAATGCCGGTAAGTCGACTTTGCTGAATACGCTTTTAGGGGAGGAGAAAGCGCTGGTTCATGAAAAACCAGGCACAACGCGTGATGTGATCGAAGCCGAGTGGGTGCTGAATGGAATACCGGTGCGTATGATTGACGTTGCTGGCATTCGAGTAGATCAAGGCTTGGACCCGGTTGAACAGCTTGGCATTGAGCGAGCGCGAAAAGAGCTGCAGAGTGCCGATCTCGTGCTTTGGTTGAAGCCGCAGGGAGATTGCTCTTTAGAAGAACCCGAGATGAACGTACCCTTGCTGACTATAGCGAGTAAATCCGACTTGGGTCTCAGGTGTGAAAACTGTGAACAGGCTCTGTCTGCTAAGACAGGCTGGGGGATCGAATCTTTAAAAGAAAAGCTTTTTGACTTTTTGGCTGGGCCTTCTCGCGATCCAGAAAACACGATTCTGACTCGCGCGCGGCAAGTAGAAGAGGTTCAGACGGCCAAGGAGGCGCTGGAAGAAGCTCTTTGGGCTTTAAAAAATAGAGAGCCTGATGAAGTTGTTGCGTTTGAATTGCGCAGCGCGGGTCACGCTTTGGATCGTTTGCTGGGTAAATCGCTGAATGAAGAGGTCTTAGACTTAATTTTTAGTCGCTTTTGCATTGGGAAGTAG
- the mnmG gene encoding tRNA uridine-5-carboxymethylaminomethyl(34) synthesis enzyme MnmG: protein MAMKLDVIVVGAGHAGCEAALSAARLGLKTLLITGSLDRMAALSCNPAIGGVGKGHLVKEIDALGGEMARIADRTGIHFRTLNASRGPAVQATRCQSDMERYRRRMTEVLFATPNLHLKQDDVLGILTEKGRVQGVSTKNSGSLLASAVVITTGTFMGAQLHLGFQRMPGGRAGEAPTSGLSASLADLGFELGRLKTGTCPRLDARTIDYAALEEQKPDHPAPLFSFESREPVLRQISCHLTYTNPKTHEVIGESIRSNRAPLYNGQIAGTGPRYCPSIEDKVVRFAEKESHLIFLEPQGLDTYEVYPNGLSTSLPPDVQIEFLRTVQGLERVEVTRWGYAVEYDFVKPTQLFSTLETKCISGLYCAGQINGTTGYEEAAAQGLLAGLNASLKLLGKEPIVLGRHQAYAGVLIDDLVTLGTDEPYRMFTSRAEHRLVLREDNVYERLALLGHQAGLLSSERFESIQAFEDMARSSLALEHEDPRVRHRARVEQKYAGYIGRVQKELREQMDLDACLIPESVFDSQIPGMSNEVFEKLKKHRPQTLGQAARLSGITPAAQTLIRVAIKRHARSQESYA, encoded by the coding sequence ATGGCGATGAAATTGGATGTCATCGTAGTAGGAGCAGGCCATGCGGGGTGCGAAGCGGCTTTGTCTGCGGCGCGTTTAGGTCTTAAGACTCTTTTGATCACAGGATCTTTGGATCGAATGGCTGCTTTGAGCTGTAATCCGGCGATTGGAGGCGTGGGCAAGGGTCATTTGGTAAAAGAGATCGATGCGCTGGGTGGCGAAATGGCTCGCATCGCTGATCGAACAGGAATCCATTTTAGAACCTTAAACGCTTCACGGGGGCCCGCTGTACAGGCGACGCGCTGTCAAAGCGACATGGAACGTTATCGCAGAAGAATGACGGAAGTGCTTTTCGCGACTCCCAATCTGCATTTAAAACAAGACGACGTGTTGGGTATTTTGACTGAAAAAGGTCGTGTACAGGGTGTCTCAACGAAAAACAGCGGTTCTCTCTTGGCTTCTGCAGTTGTTATCACCACCGGTACTTTTATGGGCGCTCAACTTCACTTGGGCTTTCAAAGAATGCCGGGTGGACGAGCTGGAGAGGCTCCCACTTCAGGGCTCTCTGCTTCTTTGGCGGATCTGGGCTTTGAACTGGGTCGCCTCAAAACAGGAACCTGTCCACGATTGGATGCTCGAACCATCGATTACGCCGCTTTAGAAGAGCAAAAACCGGATCATCCAGCGCCTTTGTTCTCATTTGAGAGCCGTGAACCGGTGTTGCGCCAAATCTCTTGTCATCTGACCTACACCAACCCTAAAACGCATGAAGTGATCGGAGAGAGCATTCGTTCCAATCGAGCTCCGTTGTATAACGGCCAAATTGCAGGAACAGGCCCTCGCTATTGTCCAAGCATCGAGGATAAAGTTGTTCGATTTGCTGAAAAAGAATCTCATTTGATTTTTTTAGAGCCGCAAGGGCTTGATACTTACGAAGTGTATCCCAATGGCCTTTCCACTTCCTTGCCTCCCGATGTCCAGATTGAATTCTTAAGAACCGTGCAAGGTTTGGAACGCGTCGAAGTGACTCGTTGGGGTTATGCCGTCGAATATGATTTTGTCAAACCAACCCAACTCTTTTCAACCTTGGAAACCAAGTGCATTTCAGGGCTCTATTGCGCGGGGCAGATCAATGGAACAACCGGTTACGAAGAAGCCGCTGCTCAGGGACTTCTAGCGGGCCTCAATGCTTCTTTGAAACTTTTGGGCAAAGAGCCTATCGTTCTTGGAAGACATCAAGCGTACGCAGGCGTTTTGATCGATGATTTGGTCACGCTGGGGACAGACGAGCCTTATCGTATGTTTACTTCCAGAGCCGAGCATCGCTTAGTTTTGAGAGAGGATAACGTTTACGAGCGTTTGGCGCTGCTGGGGCATCAAGCGGGCTTACTCAGTTCGGAAAGGTTTGAAAGCATACAGGCATTTGAAGACATGGCTCGCAGTAGTTTAGCTTTAGAGCATGAGGATCCCCGCGTTCGCCATCGGGCACGAGTGGAGCAAAAGTACGCAGGTTACATCGGACGCGTTCAGAAGGAACTCCGCGAGCAGATGGACTTGGATGCTTGTTTGATTCCGGAGTCGGTATTCGATTCGCAAATTCCAGGCATGAGCAACGAAGTTTTTGAAAAGCTCAAAAAACACCGACCTCAAACTTTGGGGCAAGCGGCTCGGCTGAGCGGCATTACCCCCGCCGCTCAAACGCTGATTCGAGTAGCCATTAAACGCCATGCTCGGAGCCAAGAATCTTATGCGTGA
- a CDS encoding DUF1566 domain-containing protein, producing MTFKEAEAYAGSRRSEGWRLSTIWELEALYQQQGVLGERDNNWYWSGTLIEGSPGTAWVVIFASGNVSSHDMRVRYYVRCVR from the coding sequence ATGACTTTTAAAGAGGCCGAAGCCTATGCAGGGAGTCGTCGGTCGGAAGGGTGGCGATTGTCAACAATTTGGGAATTAGAGGCGCTGTATCAGCAGCAAGGTGTGTTAGGAGAAAGAGATAACAATTGGTATTGGTCAGGCACTCTGATTGAGGGTAGTCCTGGTACCGCGTGGGTCGTCATTTTCGCTAGTGGCAACGTCTCCTCTCACGATATGAGGGTTCGTTACTATGTTCGTTGTGTGCGCTGA
- a CDS encoding tetratricopeptide repeat protein, translating into MTPKTVQFRKRIQDAFLRVEEEQIILFVTLENWVHLLLVPKCYSYSAYEIKQIANEMKQNILPSKHPEHDFQVLEWQEIIDSNQWRHPPFEAWLSVQQTQAVFFVEKDKQLKAGEAIWLGIPIDSVEVKRNPVEDFIQMTLRSPTYFTKTHKPCGIKNEKFGWIVERYESDHWQSIEYGDFEEFRARAKQQTGRWHFEGMIYIHEDPSRFAAVCVGEQVASIAAFPDLVLGAIKVSNCKLKKVLLNAFCEDVLIVSDPGISKELLRELREKAEVLLSDIGTDGIDRLDYQSLCELPNFPCGHFQFQTIPAPYFDLVQAAEEAKVSLSPGRSDYLRGLSYELIQLWAKAAESFRASVRYNLNDGDINHALGRSLIEMARPCEAIPFLKKSQTLLPEDPDVMNGLGIAYLGIGEGYQAQEALEKAVGLCPEEAQFLANLGRCYLSNKQFKKAESILQQAIEVNPHFSDAHATLAQVCWRQGNLSRARKHARKAFATNPGSSYCQDLLWALTVDER; encoded by the coding sequence GTGACACCTAAAACCGTTCAATTTCGAAAACGAATTCAAGATGCGTTTTTACGCGTAGAAGAGGAGCAAATCATCCTTTTTGTCACTTTGGAAAACTGGGTTCATCTGTTGCTTGTTCCAAAATGCTACTCGTATAGTGCTTACGAGATCAAGCAGATCGCAAACGAAATGAAGCAAAATATTTTACCTAGCAAGCATCCGGAACATGACTTTCAGGTTTTAGAATGGCAAGAAATTATTGATTCCAATCAGTGGCGCCATCCACCTTTTGAGGCCTGGTTAAGTGTTCAGCAAACACAGGCTGTTTTCTTCGTTGAAAAAGACAAACAGCTCAAAGCTGGCGAAGCGATTTGGCTCGGTATTCCGATCGATTCTGTGGAAGTAAAGCGAAACCCTGTTGAGGACTTCATCCAGATGACGTTGAGGTCTCCCACTTATTTCACTAAAACGCATAAGCCGTGTGGCATTAAGAACGAGAAATTTGGATGGATTGTCGAACGGTATGAATCAGATCACTGGCAATCCATCGAGTATGGCGATTTTGAAGAGTTTCGTGCACGCGCTAAACAGCAAACAGGCCGGTGGCATTTCGAGGGAATGATCTACATTCATGAGGATCCAAGTCGTTTTGCCGCTGTTTGTGTCGGCGAGCAAGTTGCCAGTATCGCGGCGTTTCCAGATTTGGTTTTGGGAGCGATCAAAGTCTCGAATTGCAAACTTAAGAAAGTGCTTCTGAATGCATTCTGTGAAGATGTGCTCATCGTCTCAGACCCGGGCATTTCGAAAGAACTCTTGCGAGAACTGAGGGAAAAAGCCGAAGTTCTCCTGAGCGATATTGGCACGGATGGAATTGACAGGCTCGACTACCAATCTCTCTGTGAATTACCCAATTTTCCTTGTGGTCATTTTCAATTTCAAACTATTCCTGCTCCTTATTTTGACTTGGTGCAGGCTGCCGAAGAGGCGAAAGTGTCTCTTTCTCCAGGCAGATCCGATTATTTGAGAGGTTTATCCTATGAATTGATTCAGCTTTGGGCGAAGGCAGCAGAGTCTTTTCGTGCATCCGTCCGATACAACTTGAACGATGGAGATATCAACCATGCTTTGGGTCGATCGTTGATTGAAATGGCTCGCCCTTGCGAAGCAATTCCATTTTTGAAAAAATCACAAACATTGCTTCCAGAAGATCCCGATGTCATGAATGGACTTGGTATTGCTTACTTAGGAATTGGAGAAGGTTATCAGGCTCAAGAAGCGCTCGAAAAGGCAGTTGGACTTTGTCCGGAGGAAGCTCAATTTTTAGCGAACCTAGGGCGCTGTTATTTGTCAAATAAACAATTCAAAAAAGCAGAATCGATACTCCAGCAGGCAATTGAGGTGAATCCTCATTTTTCCGATGCGCATGCGACATTGGCCCAAGTCTGTTGGCGGCAGGGCAACCTCTCAAGAGCCCGTAAGCATGCTCGAAAAGCATTTGCTACAAATCCTGGCAGCTCGTATTGCCAGGATTTGTTGTGGGCTTTGACAGTTGATGAGCGCTAA